The genomic interval CTGTACGAAACGCTTCGTGATATGACAGTCGCTGAAGAGGACGGCAGGATCGTTGGTGTCGGTGCGCTTCACTTGACGTGGGATGAGCTTGCGGAAGTGCGTACGCTTGCCGTAGACAAGGCATACAGTCGTCGCCATATCGGCACGCGTATCGTGGAGCGACTTCTCGAAGAAGCGAAAGAGATCGGTGTCAAAACGGTCTTTACGCTTACATATCGTGCCGATTTCTTCAGCACGCTCGGTTTCGTCGAAACATCAAAAGAAAGCCTTCATCATAAGGTG from Selenomonadales bacterium carries:
- a CDS encoding N-acetyltransferase, coding for MEIRKARFTDIEAIHAIVNGYAEEGQMLARARNVLYETLRDMTVAEEDGRIVGVGALHLTWDELAEVRTLAVDKAYSRRHIGTRIVERLLEEAKEIGVKTVFTLTYRADFFSTLGFVETSKESLHHKVWKDCINCPKFPNCDETAMTLSVE